A part of Clarias gariepinus isolate MV-2021 ecotype Netherlands chromosome 14, CGAR_prim_01v2, whole genome shotgun sequence genomic DNA contains:
- the ndufaf8 gene encoding NADH dehydrogenase [ubiquinone] 1 alpha subcomplex assembly factor 8, whose translation MSGRNAWASSRERIRRFPELLARCSVEAAAYGKCVVSTTTGKQELKKDFCLKEFKALKTCFIHAANQGMK comes from the exons ATGTCAGGGAGAAACGCTTGGGCCAGTAGCCGGGAGCGGATCAGGAGATTTCCTGAGCTGTTAGCCCGGTGCTCAGTAGAG GCAGCTGCTTATGGGAAATGTGTGGTTTCCACTACAACAGGCAAACAGGAGCTGAAGAAAGATTTCTGCCTGAAAGAGTTTAAAGCTCTGAAGACCTGCTTCATCCACGCT gcAAATCAGGGGATGAAGTAA
- the tepsin gene encoding AP-4 complex accessory subunit Tepsin has protein sequence MATLMERLAFLQKMPTLMKATADDEVPCPGYLFEEISKISHESLGCCQCLLEYLLERLQVESCHVKLKVLKILLHLSGHSPPHFVTELRRNATFIQEVTVYSGPPDSVHGNALFQKVRLLAQELASVLFTDMMSTESGVSAYKAAGPTLGMGPEFLRSGMLGFGSSPARKSSNTVGILGKIQKAAEVVASAVLPPTEHAGIRLHDNHYRAVVAPSAVVEVAVPACAYNVPSRSHKASYRSPGQVSGGWEETGSDHSSSHNSSFETEPIIQTSVRGSSKSGDTGSHSGASRESGDSVSERVEAVQLGDCGQEMALISRLTNGFKIFLSRDESQCFVKECSTLNCEVVVELLCHKLQDSSQNTQMRALCGLACLMCTDLLSLEQIFTVTHARLTQLSKGTAGPVTNKATKLLRQFEALLGTSLETTTRDVTVGPESSVASHSGQHLNQTLTSPLLSAPLEAAGKKSSSISKDPTAGQEDQENVCTVSVEESIQKEQTGFGNQDRSTDSCESSQQLVPRLSLFSGMELINRGKPVCLVEPVLVVPETQAEAEVVDTFVEKSSEISSEPSSSSSGEQVSPFSFLNL, from the exons ATGGCTACATTAATGGAGCGACTGGCTTTCTTGCAAAAA ATGCCGACTCTTATGAAAGCGACGGCAGATGACGAAGTGCCCTGTCCAGGATACCTCTTCGAGGAAATCAGCA AAATTTCCCATGAGTCTCTGGGCTGCTGCCAGTGTCTTCTTGAATACCTTCTGGAGAGGCTGCAGGTTGAGTCATGTCATGTCAAACTGAAG GTTTTGAAGATCCTGCTGCACCTCTCTGGCCACAGTCCTCCGCACTTTGTCACAGAACTGAGGCGAAATGCCACCTTCATCCAGGAAGTGACAG TGTACAGTGGTCCTCCAGACTCTGTTCATGGCAACGCACTCTTTCAGAAAGTCCGGCTCTTGGCACAG GAATTGGCCAGTGTGCTCTTCACTGACATGATGTCAACAGAGTCTGGTGTTTCTGCCTATAAAGCAGCAGGTCCAACTCTAG gaatGGGACCAGAGTTTCTCAGATCAGGAATGCTGGGATTTGGAAGTAGCCCAGCGAGGAAATCATCTA ATACAGTGGGTATTTTGGGTAAGATTCAGAAGGCTGCGGAGGTGGTTGCCAGTGCAGTCCTGCCCCCCACAGAGCATGCTGGCATTCGACTCCACGATAATCACTACCGGGCTGTGGTGGCACCCTCTGCTGTTGTGGAGGTTGCAGTTCCCGCGTGCGCCTACAATGTCCCTTCACGCAGCCACAAGG CCTCTTACAGGTCCCCTGGGCAGGTGAGTGGAGGTTGGGAGGAGACGGGCAGTGACCACAGCTCCTCTCACAATTCTTCTTTTGAGACTGAACCGATCATTCAAACCTCAGTGAGGGGAAGCAGTAAGTCAGGAGACACGGGCAGCCACTCAGGGGCGAGCAGAGAGAGTGGAGACAGCGTATCAGAACG GGTGGAGGCTGTACAGTTGGGAGACTGTGGCCAGGAGATGGCGCTGATCAGTAGACTAACAAAtggatttaaaatatttctgtcCAGGGATGAAAGCCAATGTTTCGTTAAAGA gTGTTCTACATTAAACTGTGAAGTTGTGGTAGAGCTTCTCTGTCATAAACTACAGGACTCCTCACAAAACACCCAAATG AGGGCCCTGTGTGGTCTGGCATGCCTGATGTGCACAGATCTGCTATCTTTAGAGCAGATCTTCACTGTTACACATGCCCGACTCACCCAGTTGAGTAAGGGCACAGCAGGACCTGTAACGAACAAGGCAACCAAG CTTCTTAGGCAGTTTGAAGCTCTATTAGGAACTTCCTTGGAAACAACCACACGTGACGTCACGGTGGGTCCAGAGTCATCCGTTGCCTCACATTCAGGGCAGCACTTAAATCAAACCCTCACCAGTCCCCTTCTCTCTGCACCACTGGAAGCTGCTGGAAAGAAATCTTCATCCATAAGTAAAGATCCCACTGCTGGACAGGAAGACCAGGAGAACGTTTGTACTGTTTCTGTAGAGGAGAGCATTCAGAAAGAGCAGACTGGTTTTGGAAACCAAGATAGAAGCACAGACTCCTGTGAGAGCTCTCAGCAGCTTGTACCCAGATTGTCACTGTTCAGTGGCATGGAGCTGATAAACAGAGGAAAGCCTGTGTGTCTGGTTGAGCCTGTTCTTGTAGTTCCAGAGACCCAGGCTGAAGCAGAAGTCGTCGACACGTTCGTGGAGAAGAGCTCAGAAATATCATCAGAGCCGTCTTCATCCTCTAGTGGAGAGCAAGTGTCTCCCTTCTCTTTCCTCAACCTCTGA
- the si:dkey-21c1.1 gene encoding protein FAM104A: protein MQPVFEELSSSTQNHSGLNTDRREGSLTISSSSSTLPANSHMHSFPMLSESRKRHHGCDAEEEQVPPQAKRFPGHTFFSELAHDVWDSESSSSDSSCISSPEKLTGAGSVYQPAKQNGKCVLEDSPSPSTSGQFGEDAGFLLGESDDSYHHINRILREAHFNSLKTRGQPGET, encoded by the exons ATGCAACCTGTCTTCGAGGAGCTCA GTTCCTCAACCCAAAACCACTCGGGTTTAAACACTGACAGGCGAGAAGGCTCTTTGACgatatcctcctcctcctccaccctACCGGCTAATTCTCACATGCACAGCTTCCCCATGCTCTCAGAAAGCAG AAAACGGCATCATGGCTGTGATGCTGAGGAAGAACAAGTTCCGCCTCAAGCTAAGAGGTTTCCAGGCCACACTTTCTTTTCTGAACTGGCCCATGATGTTTGGGACTCTGAG TCTTCCAGTAGTGACAGCAGTTGCATTAGCAGTCCAGAGAAACTGACAGGAGCAGGCTCTGTATACCAGCCTGCAAAGCAAAATGGGAAATGTGTCCTAGAAGATTCCCCTAGCCCTAGCACCTCTGGTCAGTTTGGTGAAGATGCAGGCTTTCTGCTGGGCGAATCGGATGACTCTTACCATCATATCAACCGCATCCTTAGAGAAGCTCACTTCAACAGCCTGAAAACTCGTGGCCAGCCAGGAGAAACCTGA
- the si:dkey-21c1.4 gene encoding ATP synthase subunit f, mitochondrial isoform X2, with product MSLETCPFCGKAFKRLRSHLPHCKMSPGLKTVQMTDNTLKETPDPTFKHTGDKDKTSPVTQLRLGDVRLNELASWYGAHSPKSPKEALTIVNKGWQWYYRKYIDVQKGGFGGIAMLIGSYCVLSYIWNYPNIKKHRWRKYH from the exons ATGAGCTTAG agacTTGTCCGTTTTGTGGAAAGGCCTTCAAAAGGCTCAGATCTCATCTTCCTCACTGCAAAATGTCCCCTGGCCTCAAGACTGTCCAAATGACTGATAACACACTTAAAGAAACTCCAGATCCTACTTTTAAACACACAGGTGACAAGGATAAGACCT CTCCGGTGACACAGCTGAGACTTGGAGATGTGCGACTGAATGAACTCGCATCTTGGTACGGTGCTCACTCACCAAAATCACCCAAAGAAGCTTTGACAATCGTTAACAAAG GTTGGCAGTGGTATTACAGGAAGTACATTGATGTACAGAAAGGAGGGTTTGGTGGGATTGCAATGTTGATTGGTAGCTACTGTGTCCTGAGTTACATTTGGAATTACCCAAATATCA AGAAACACCGGTGGAGAAAGTATCATTAG
- the si:dkey-21c1.4 gene encoding uncharacterized protein si:dkey-21c1.4 isoform X1: MSLETCPFCGKAFKRLRSHLPHCKMSPGLKTVQMTDNTLKETPDPTFKHTGDKDKTCKLNTETRLSYQKIQVKSKSPKFEKVSADNEFLQNSSQVTITSTSSKVPSTETAITNTLKHKSKWLAKREQEKLRKVKLQTQTRIKITGVSQHNSKIYENPVNETPLLEKEVNGQKKVTRTSLTSYLTTNSIDRPVSELLQSGPWTTPCQPEQDVPQCQASPDASEQIQTSPKTWTNEYSSGYGIKSKNWVVFQTKTCVWDHIKQGLYKKRHDHFQVSFPVDLEHKVPLSKCVNTFEFVIKPYTGNDQNATTKTSPVPLPIFQTSGQKQVEDRLSSRLQNVPVMGYSPDMATGYGGTFFVSSHSEISTNGNFLEYQTPKPSTQSQAPVTQLRLGDVRLNELASWYGAHSPKSPKEALTIVNKGWQWYYRKYIDVQKGGFGGIAMLIGSYCVLSYIWNYPNIKKHRWRKYH; the protein is encoded by the exons ATGAGCTTAG agacTTGTCCGTTTTGTGGAAAGGCCTTCAAAAGGCTCAGATCTCATCTTCCTCACTGCAAAATGTCCCCTGGCCTCAAGACTGTCCAAATGACTGATAACACACTTAAAGAAACTCCAGATCCTACTTTTAAACACACAGGTGACAAGGATAAGACCTGTAAGTTAAATACTGAAACTAGGTTGAGTTACCAGAAAATACAGGTAAAATCCAAATCCCCAAAATTTGAAAAGGTGAGCGCAGATAACGAATTTTTACAAAACTCATCACAAGTCACGATCACAAGCACTTCATCTAAAGTTCCATCGACAGAAACAGCGatcacaaacactttaaaacacaaaagcaaGTGGCTTGCTAAAAGAGAACAGgaaaaattaagaaaagttAAATTGCAAACACAGACAAGAATTAAAATCACTGGAGTTTCTCAGCATAACAGCAAAATATATGAAAACCCTGTTAATGAAACACCATTATTAGAAAAAGaagtcaatgggcaaaaaaAGGTTACGAGAACCAGTTTGACCTCTTATCTAACCACCAACAGCATCGACCGCCCTGTTTCAGAGCTTTTACAAAGTGGTCCATGGACGACACCCTGCCAGCCTGAGCAAGATGTGCCACAGTGCCAAGCAAGTCCGGATGCATCAGAGCAGATACAAACCAGCCCAAAGACTTGGACCAACGAATATTCTTCGGGGTATGGAATAAAATCGAAAAATTGGGTTGTATTTCAAACCAAAACTTGTGTGTGGGACCACATTAAACAAGGACTTTATAAAAAGAGACATGATCATTTTCAAGTGTCATTTCCCGTAGATTTAGAACACAAAGTGCCTTTATCTAAGTGTGTAAACACTTTTGAGTTTGTAATCAAGCCATATACAGGGAACGACCAAAATGCTACTACGAAGACGTCCCCAGTACCGTTGCCGATTTTCCAAACCTCAGGACAAAAGCAAGTTGAAGACAGGCTCAGTTCACGATTGCAAAACGTGCCTGTTATGGGATACTCACCTGATATGGCAACAGGTTATGGTGGAACATTTTTCGTCTCATCTCATTCAGAAATCTCCACTAATGGGAATTTTTTGGAGTACCAAACCCCCAAGCCTTCAACACAGAGTCAAG CTCCGGTGACACAGCTGAGACTTGGAGATGTGCGACTGAATGAACTCGCATCTTGGTACGGTGCTCACTCACCAAAATCACCCAAAGAAGCTTTGACAATCGTTAACAAAG GTTGGCAGTGGTATTACAGGAAGTACATTGATGTACAGAAAGGAGGGTTTGGTGGGATTGCAATGTTGATTGGTAGCTACTGTGTCCTGAGTTACATTTGGAATTACCCAAATATCA AGAAACACCGGTGGAGAAAGTATCATTAG